Proteins from one Monodelphis domestica isolate mMonDom1 chromosome 6, mMonDom1.pri, whole genome shotgun sequence genomic window:
- the LOC130455229 gene encoding endogenous retrovirus group K member 6 Gag polyprotein-like: MGKTLSKEALFIKELKERIKERNVEVKKRDLLRFFSFIEQRCPWLILHGPGIHPLTWDKVGRDLNDFARSGQPIPEDFFTFYGLIRDILKEADSSTQVSHLLSLAEDAIEESKKQTEETPELGNIDKNYKTPSQETPELDSMGKNYKTPSLLDERINIPSHLPEPLPPPTPTLPSALQEKQSPPLGTLPSRGSALLPPSRRPALYPVLYDSNTPETLNPAYQTELDEAAAGYYPPDFLKNKPPPYNPLYPSPILPTLPNTNDLKIATAQLTKQITDLKQFIDLQHEIGHLTRQLHDLQVATLKPISHSKKPKNNPSKLQKPLLALPVVTRRRTTTGTTPEDVDIEEIPDELSQPYQNSPPVSSESDREEGDEEANQGVHTTDTIRPHAHPFKRLKFKQIKDLHSAVKNYGLNAPFTLSILESLGGDGHLLPSEWTKVTQSVLSRGQFLTWKAEFQERAENQAKSNLTNPQTANWTVDKLIGRGRYAPDTVQLRLPPGLLMQTAHAALTAWRAVPASGAITAPISKILQGPNEPYAQFVARLLETTERVLGQDGTDNPVVRHLAIENANPACKAALRAKSRELDLNGMIRLCNDIDSYDHRINKSISLAIGAVIQATRQNAPRNCFKCGMPGHFARECPSNQIARECPSNQTAREYPSNQAAPSLPFSPSGVPSRLPPSVCPKCRKGRHWASDCRSKTTSNGQNIPPVQGNGMRGSLRSPFPSPLLEPQQAAQAWTSVPPPPEY; this comes from the coding sequence ATGGGGAAAACACTATCTAAGGAAGCTCTgtttataaaagaattaaaagaaagaattaaagagcGCAATGTAGAAGTTAAGAAAAGAGATCTGTTGCGCTTCTTCTCCTTCATTGAACAACGATGCCCGTGGCTCATTCTCCATGGCCCTGGCATTCACCCCCTAACTTGGGATAAGGTTGGCCGAGACCTTAATGATTTTGCACGCTCAGGTCAGCCCATCCCCGaggatttctttactttttatggCCTGATTCGGGACATCCTTAAAGAGGCTGATTCCAGTACACAGGTCTCCCACCTCCTCAGCCTTGCTGAGGACGCTattgaagaaagtaaaaaacagaCTGAAGAAACCCCTGAATTAGGCAACATAGACAAAAATTACAAAACCCCGTCTCAAGAAACCCCTGAATTAGACAGCATGGGCAAAAATTACAAAACCCCGTCTCTTTTAGACGAACGTATTAACATCCCCTCACACTTACCAGAAccactccctcctcccacccccacactCCCCTCCGCTCTTCAGGAGAAGCAGTCCCCGCCCCTAGGAACACTCCCCTCCCGAGGCTCcgctcttctccctccctcccgcaGACCCGCTCTCTACCCTGTCCTTTACGATAGCAATACACCAGAGACCCTCAATCCAGCATACCAGACTGAACTGGATGAGGCGGCAGCCGGATACTACCCCCCAGACTTCCTTAAAAACAAGCCCCCTCCCTATAATCCGCTTTACCCTTCCCCGATTTTACCAACTCTTCCCAATACAAATGACCTAAAGATAGCCACTGCTCAATTAACTAAGCAAATCACTGATCTCAAACAATTTATAGACTTACAACATGAGATCGGCCACTTAACAAGGCAATTACATGACCTTCAGGTCGCCACCCTGAAACCAATCTCACATtcaaaaaaacctaaaaacaaCCCCTCCAAACTACAAAAGCCCCTCCTGGCCCTCCCGGTAGTTACCAGGCGTAGGACTACCACCGGTACCACCCCGGAGGATGTAGACATAGAGGAGATCCCTGACGAACTGTCCCAACCCTACCAAAATTCACCCCCCGTTTCCTCTGAATCTGACAGAGAGGAGGGGGATGAAGAAGCGAATCAAGGGGTCCATACCACCGATACAATCCGGCCCCATGCCCACCCATTtaaaagacttaaattcaaacagATTAAGGACCTCCATTCAGCAGTAAAAAACTATGGCCTTAATGCTCCCTTTACCCTTTCTATCTTGGAAAGTCTCGGGGGAGATGGGCACTTACTCCCCTCAGAATGGACTAAGGTTACACAATCTGTCTTGTCTAGAGGCCAGTTTTTAACCTGGAAGGCAGAGTTTCAGGAAAGGGCAGAAAATCAAGCAAAATCAAATCTCACAAACCCCCAAACAGCCAATTGGACAGTAGACAAACTCATCGGTCGAGGTCGTTATGCCCCTGACACCGTGCAATTGAGATTGCCTCCTGGCCTCCTCATGCAAACTGCCCACGCAGCCTTAACCGCATGGCGCGCTGTCCCTGCCTCCGGGGCCATCACCGCCCCGATCTCTAAAATCCTCCAGGGACCAAACGAGCCCTATGCTCAATTTGTAGCCAGACTCTTAGAGACAACAGAAAGGGTCTTGGGACAGGACGGTACCGATAACCCAGTGGTTAGACACCTGGCCATTGAAAACGCCAACCCTGCCTGTAAGGCCGCCCTCAGAGCAAAATCTAGAGAGCTTGATCTGAACGGCATGATCCGCTTATGTAATGATATTGACTCTTATGACCACAGAATTAACAAATCTATCTCCTTAGCTATTGGAGCAGTCATTCAAGCCACCCGACAGAACGCTCCCCGTAATTGCTTTAAGTGCGGCATGCCCGGACATTTTGCTCGTGAATGTCCCTCCAATCAGATTGCTCGTGAATGTCCCTCCAATCAGACTGCTCGTGAATATCCCTCCAATCAGGCTGCCCCTAGTTTACCTTTCAGCCCCTCGGGTGTGCCTTCGAGACTGCCCCCAAGTGTCTGTCCGAAATGTAGGAAAGGGCGTCACTGGGCCAGCGACTGCCGCTCCAAAACTACCTCAAATGGACAAAATATTCCACCTGTCCAGGGAAACGGGATGCGGGGCTCCCTCAGGAGCCCCTTCCCCTCACCCTTGCTCGAGCCACAACAGGCAGCGCAGGCTTGGACCTCTGTTCCTCCTCCACCAGAATATTAA
- the LOC130455228 gene encoding MLV-related proviral Env polyprotein-like — protein sequence MSVMGRPLTLKTDNGPGYASRSFKQFCAQLGIKHITGIPYNPQGQGIVERANQTLKNTIFKLKTQETLYPLCGNQTTLLAHALFALNFLTLDTEGRSAADRFWHPHTTSNLAQVLWRDPLTGRWNGPDSVLTWGKGSACIFDKREQSARWIPSRLTKPFSPDNHIPPGSTPEKNLPSCLTVHNTTPTVHGNGPLAAGTVALLSRLQPPLEHPASPFSPAQLFNRTDHAYRKNAEPLHHTSLLQPTDDSWLLGRTWGLRSYQPGDDPGGLFFIKKELPQETPPSIQGPNKALRPAKPRYPPHPPTPTSAPQLRPSPSSPVSFPSPPPPPLLSPIPKEKPIIPYPYLPLLQASFSALNHSFPNFTTNCWLCLVASPPYLEAYALTDNNLTCSKVDNPSACHWDNDDPSLTIPIIGGNGTCIGKNATLNPYCAVSFVTRNDCKFYIPPGNTRWLCAKAGLQACWASTAPEDVCILVTIIPRVTFRPDQDFLPLWERLQNPRWKREPVTLAVTVAALLGAAGAGTGIAALTSQHISHNHLRAAVDEDIARLESTINFLEKSHASLAEVALQNRRGLDLLFLREGGLCAALGEECCFYANHSGVIRDSLAQLRKELEQRRKDRETNGPWYAQFLPSSPWFSAILSTLLTPLIVFILALTFGPWIFKTITRLVTRSVESSIKAFPMVQYHRLEMVGHTSPSTEQYNQLHFSGR from the exons ATGTCAGTCATGGGAAGACCATTGACCCTTAAGACAGACAATGGTCCTGGCTACGCAAGCCGTTCCTTTAAACAGTTCTGTGCTCAATTAGGCATAAAACATATCACTGGCATCCCCTACAATCCCCAAGGGCAAGGTATTGTAGAAAGAGCAAACCAAACACTGAAAAATACCATTTTCAAACTAAAAACTCAGGAGACCCTCTACCCCTTGTGCGGCAACCAAACCACCTTGCTGGCACATGCCCTTTTTGCCCTTAACTTCCTCACCCTGGATACAGAGGGCCGCTCTGCCGCGGACCGTTTTTGGCACCCACACACCACCTCTAACCTCGCTCAGGTCCTATGGCGTGATCCCCTCACGGGCCGTTGGAACGGCCCTGACTCTGTTCTGACCTGGGGCAAAGGCTCAGCCTGCATTTTCGACAAAAGGGAGCAGTCTGCTCGCTGGATCCCCTCACGCCTAACAAAACCCTTCAGCCCAGATAATCATATTCCCCCAGGGTCTACCCCTGAGAAAAATCTCCCCTCTTGTCTTACAG TGCACAACACCACTCCCACCGTCCATGGAAATGGACCCTTAGCAGCTGGGACAGTAGCTCTATTATCCAGACTACAACCACCTCTGGAGCACCCAGCTTCACCTTTCTCCCCTGCACAATTATTCAACAGGACGGACCATGCCTACCGGAAAAACGCGGAGCCCCTACATCACACTTCAC TACTACAACCCACCGATGACAGCTGGCTCCTAGGAAGAACTTGGGGACTCCGCTCCTACCAACCAGGAGATGACCCCGGAGGACTGTTTTTCATCAAGAAAGAACTCCCTCAGGAAACCCCCCCCTCCATTCAGGGCCCAAACAAGGCCCTCCGACCCGCTAAACCCCGATACCCACCTCACCCCCCCACACCGACATCCGCTCCCCAACTTAGACCGTCTCCCTCGTCCCCCGTCTCCTTCCCTtcaccccctcctcctcccctgttATCCCCTATCCCTAAGGAGAAACCGATAATCCCTTACCCGTACCTCCCTCTCCTGCAAGCGTCTTTTTCCGCGCTTAACCACTCCTTCCCTAACTTCACGACCAATTGCTGGCTTTGTTTAGTCGCGTCCCCGCCCTATCTTGAAGCTTATGCCCTAACCGATAATAATCTTACGTGCTCTAAGGTTGACAACCCCTCTGCTTGTCACTGGGATAATGATGATCCCTCCCTTACTATACCTATCATCGGAGGCAATGGCACTTGCATTGGCAAAAATGCTACACTTAATCCTTATTGTGCTGTGTCCTTCGTGACTAGGAATGACTGCAAATTTTATATTCCCCCTGGTAATACCCGTTGGCTTTGCGCGAAAGCAGGCCTTCAAGCCTGTTGGGCTTCCACCGCCCCAGAGGACGTGTGCATTCTGGTCACCATTATACCACGTGTCACCTTTAGGCCCGACCAGGACTTCCTCCCCCTGTGGGAACGACTCCAAAACCCCAGATGGAAAAGAGAACCGGTAACCCTCGCCGTCACGGTTGCCGCTCTTCTTGGCGCCGCCGGTGCAGGGACCGGCATAGCCGCTCTAACTTCCCAACACATATCCCACAATCATTTACGGGCAGCAGTAGATGAAGACATTGCCCGCTTAGAATCCACCATAAATTTCTTGGAAAAGTCCCATGCTTCCCTTGCTGAAGTAGCCTTACAAAATAGACGAGGATTAGACCTCCTCTTCCTCCGCGAAGGGGGACTCTGTGCCGCCCTCGGAGAAGAATGTTGCTTCTATGCTAACCACTCTGGCGTCATTAGGGACTCCCTAGCCCAACTCAGGAAAGAGCTTGAACAGAGGCGCAAAGATAGGGAAACAAACGGCCCTTGGTATGCACAGTTTCTGCCTAGTTCTCCATGGTTCTCTGCAATCCTCTCTACCCTCCTTACCCCCCTCATAGTTTTTATCCTTGCTTTGACTTTTGGCCCTTGGATTTTCAAAACTATCACACGGCTGGTCACTCGCTCCGTTGAATCATCAATAAAGGCCTTCCCTATGGTACAGTACCACCGCCTAGAGATGGTTGGCCACACCTCCCCCTCCACTGAGCAATACAACCAACTCCACTTCTCGGGACGGTAA